A DNA window from Desulfofalx alkaliphila DSM 12257 contains the following coding sequences:
- a CDS encoding DUF169 domain-containing protein, with product MQSKIAQAIGLKSHPIAVVFTNKKPEGALQFKEGRWGCVVAMFVAASKGRTAVFDRKSFGCIGGGVGLGFGNMYENFPGGIEYFLSTGNKEFCQSEIGKNIVRNMPALEHGEAYYKTPELAKKFIDQLPITDIPYEYVVVKPLSEVAEDETPEVVVFLANCDRLSALFVLANYNRAGGNAVFTPFGAGCHTLCLIPYNENRKDAPRAVLGTFDISARPKLDKDTLSFAIPYKLFVEMESNVEESFLGQDSWARVLQRNKG from the coding sequence ATGCAAAGTAAAATTGCCCAGGCCATTGGCTTAAAGTCTCACCCCATAGCAGTAGTCTTTACCAATAAAAAGCCCGAAGGAGCATTGCAGTTTAAAGAGGGACGCTGGGGTTGTGTGGTTGCAATGTTTGTGGCAGCATCTAAGGGACGTACGGCGGTATTTGACCGGAAAAGCTTTGGATGTATAGGTGGCGGGGTCGGTTTAGGTTTCGGCAACATGTACGAGAATTTCCCCGGCGGTATTGAATATTTTCTTTCTACCGGTAATAAAGAATTTTGCCAGAGTGAGATTGGTAAAAATATCGTTAGAAATATGCCTGCCTTAGAACATGGCGAAGCCTATTACAAAACACCGGAACTTGCCAAAAAGTTTATTGATCAACTGCCTATTACCGATATACCCTATGAATATGTGGTGGTAAAGCCCCTCAGTGAAGTGGCGGAAGACGAAACCCCGGAAGTGGTAGTGTTTTTGGCAAACTGTGACCGGTTATCTGCATTATTTGTGTTAGCCAACTATAACAGGGCCGGTGGAAATGCGGTATTTACCCCCTTTGGGGCCGGGTGTCATACTTTGTGCTTAATTCCTTATAACGAGAATAGAAAGGATGCTCCCCGCGCGGTGCTTGGAACCTTTGATATTTCTGCCCGTCCCAAGCTTGATAAAGACACCCTTTCCTTTGCTATTCCCTATAAATTGTTTGTGGAAATGGAGAGTAACGTGGAAGAGAGTTTTTTAGGCCAAGATTCTTGGGCCAGGGTGTTGCAGCGCAACAAGGGCTAA
- a CDS encoding nitrous oxide-stimulated promoter family protein, protein MAKAEKDLFIVLKFIETYCNCNHREQQKVTLEGHEMKLCQECLELSNYAIKRRLLCPKDPKPSCKNCDTHCYAPRYRKKIREVMKFSGIHYIKRGRLDYLFHYFR, encoded by the coding sequence ATGGCTAAAGCAGAAAAGGACCTGTTCATTGTACTTAAATTTATTGAAACATATTGCAACTGTAACCACCGGGAGCAGCAAAAAGTAACCCTTGAAGGCCATGAAATGAAACTGTGCCAAGAGTGCTTGGAGCTAAGTAACTACGCTATTAAAAGGCGCCTCTTGTGCCCCAAAGACCCTAAGCCTTCTTGTAAAAATTGTGACACCCATTGCTATGCTCCCCGTTACCGGAAAAAAATTAGAGAAGTGATGAAGTTTTCAGGTATACACTACATTAAAAGAGGACGCCTTGATTACCTTTTCCATTATTTTAGATAA